The window TTGGCCGGCCTCGATAGTCACGCGCTGACCGAGATGCGCCGCAATATCGGCTTCATCTTTCAAGCGCACAACTTGTTCGAGTCGCTGACCGCGCGGCAGAACGTGCGCATGGCACTAGAACTGAATTCCGTTCCGCGTGAAGAGGCCGATGCCCGCGCCGCCGAGCTTTTGGAATTGTTGGGACTAGGAAAACGGCTCGATTACAAGCCCGAGTCTCTTTCTGGTGGCCAGCGACAGCGGGTGGCGATCGCCCGGGCTTTGGCGAACCGTCCGCAGTTGATCCTGGCCGACGAGCCCACGGCGGCACTCGACAAACAATCGGGCCGCGACGTAGTCGATCTGCTGAAGCGCATCGCCAAGGAGGAATTGGCGACGATCCTGATCGTGACGCACGACAACCGCATTCTCGACGTGGCCGACCGCATCGTGAACATGGTCGACGGCCACGTCATTTCGGACGTGGTGGTGAACGAA of the Pirellulales bacterium genome contains:
- a CDS encoding cyclic nucleotide-binding domain-containing protein, whose protein sequence is LAGLDSHALTEMRRNIGFIFQAHNLFESLTARQNVRMALELNSVPREEADARAAELLELLGLGKRLDYKPESLSGGQRQRVAIARALANRPQLILADEPTAALDKQSGRDVVDLLKRIAKEELATILIVTHDNRILDVADRIVNMVDGHVISDVVVNEAAMICEFLRKSEVFSALDARTLSDVANKMRLETHPAGTVLVRQGDPGDKFYLIRTGAAVVSVQDHGHTRDLATLREGDFFGEAALIRGEPRNATVTATEEVALCTLGKEAFREVLESSATFKEQLLRILFARQ